Part of the Pedobacter roseus genome is shown below.
TGTTATTGTTCCATCCGGACAGTTCGTTACCGGCCCTATTGAAATGAAATCGAATGTGATGCTGTACCTTGCAGAGGGCGCAGAACTACTGGGCAGTATTAACCGCTTAGATTATGGAAAACAAGATGCTAAACCGCTGATTTCCGCAAAAAAACAGCAAAACATAAGCATTTTGGGCAAAGGAACCATTAATGGCCGCGGTGTCGAAGTGGTTAAAAATCTGTTATTGCTCCTGCATCAGGGTGTATTGAAAGATGAAACCTGGCAGGTAAAAAGACCATCAGAAAGCAACAGACCACGCTTAATTGCATTTTCTAACTGCGAAAATATTACCCTTAAAAATATCACCGTTAAAAACAGTGCGGGTTGGGTTCAGGATTTCGTAAACTGCAATAAACTCAATATCGATAGCATTACAGTAGAAAGTACCGCTTATTGGAATAACGATGGTATCGATATTGTAAACAGCAAAAATGTGCGCATCACCAATTGCAATATCGATGCAGCCGATGATGGCATTTGCTTAAAATCTGAAGGAAGTCCGGGCATCTGCGAATATATATATGTAGCCAATTGTATTATCCGCTCCAGTGCCAGTGGTTTTAAACTTGGAACGGGCTCTTACGGCGGTTTCAAAAACATTAAAGTACGCAATATTACCGTTTACAATACCTATCGCTCTGCCATTGCGCTCGAAGCGGTTGATGGTGGTTTTATTGATAGCGTAGATATTGAAGGTGTTAACGCTAAATACACCGGCAATGCCATTTTCATCCGTTTAGGGCACAGAAACAAAACTGACCAGTACAGCAGCATAAAAAATATCCGCATTGCAAAGGTAAAAGCCAATATCCCCAACTTCAAGCCCGATGCAGGTTACCCGCTTGAAGGACCTCTGCCTAAAGTAGCACCACATAACTTACTTCCGGCATCCATTACCGGTATTCCTGGTCATTTGGTTGAAAATGTGTTACTCGAAGATATCGAAATTACTTATGGCGGTGGTGGATCTGAAAAAGTGGCAAACATCCCCATCGATAAACTGGATAGTGTATTCGAAAATGAAGCCGGCTATCCTGAATTTAGCATGTTTGGCGAGTTGCCTGCCTGGGGCTTTTATGTTCGCCATGCAAAAGGTATCTCTTTTAAAAACATCAAACTGAATGTTAAAACACCCGATTTCAGGCCTGCTGTAGTTTTTGATGATGTAAATTCAATCAATATTGACGGGTTACAGTTAGAAAAAGGAGAAAATCCTCATCAGGTCATCTTAAAAAAAACAGGTCAGGTTTCTATTAAAAACACCAAATTGCACTTAAATAAAGAAGCAATAAAAGAAATCCCCTAATTTATAACAAGCATCAATATGTTGTTAATTGATTTAAAATACAAAAATGCTTTGAAAACGCTGCAATGTCTATTGCTCCTGTTAATCATGCATATTAATACCGTTTCTGCGCAGCAACAGCAGGTAATCCCCTACGTTCAGCCATTTTCCGGCACTTCGGCCAGCACCACATTGGCCAGTCAACACGTTGAAGATAAAACCGAGCGCCTGGCCAATACCATTCCGGCGGTTGCACCACCTTTTAGTATGACACAATGGACGCCACAGACCCAGCTTACCGAAAAAAAATGCCTAGCGCCCTATTATTACAATAATAAAAAGTTTTATGGATTTAGGGCCACACATTGGATCAGTGGCTCCTGCACCCAGGATTATGGAAGTTTTACCATCATGCCTGTTTCTGGTCGCCTTGAAACCGAAGCCAATCGATACGCGGAAGATTATGTTCATGAAAACGAAGTTTCTACCCCATCCTATTACAAGCTAAAATTACCTAAACATCAACTTTTAACAGAAATTACCGCCACACTTAGAAGTGGTGTAATGCGCATCACTGCACTAAAAAGCGATAGCGTTTACATCCTGGTAAGCCCAAACAGCGATCAGAATAAGGGCTTTATCCAAATTGATGCAAAAAAAGGTGAAATTTCAGGTTACAACCCTGTTCACCGCATTTACCAGGCCTGGGGAGAACCGGCCGGTTTTAGCGGTTATTTTTTCATCCGTATTAAAAAAGCCTTTACTACAGCAGGTGTTTACAGCGAAGGACATACCTCCCATCAACAAAGCATCAGTAATAAGAAAGATATTGGTGCTTACGTCGGCTTCAAACTGCAAAAAGGAGAACAACTACTTGTTTATTCCGGCACCTCCTTTACCAGTATCGCCGCAGCAAAAGCCAACCTCGAAAGCGAAATTAAAAACAACGGTTTTGATGCTGTTCTGGCACAAACCAATCAAAGCTGGGAAAAAGCTTTATCGCAGGTGCGTATTAGCGACAGCAATGAAAAAGGGAAAAAAATCTTTTACACAGCCCTTTACCATGCCATGCAACACCCCAGATTATATAATGATGTGGATGGAAAATACCCCCAGTTTGCAGGGAAATACCAGAACAAAACAATTGACAAGGGAAGTTATTATGATGATTTTTCGATGTGGGACATTTACCGTGCACAATTGCCGTTAATTGAGCTACTGCAACCCAATCTGGCCAATAGCTTTGTAAATTCCATGGTATTGAAAGGTCAGCAAGGCGGTTGGATGCCTATTTTCCCCTGCTGGAACAGTTATACCGCCGCCATGATCGGCGACCATGCCACTGCTTTTATCGCTTCTGCATACAACAAAGGGATCCGCAATTACGACATCAATGAAGCCTACCGCTTAATGAGGCAAAATGCATTCCAAATGCCCGATTCGGCCGATTATTTAAACGGAAAAGGCAGGCGTGGCATTAACAGTTACCTGAAATATGGCTATATTCCATTGGAAGATAGTATACCAAATGCTTTTCATAAAAAGGAACAGGTAAGCAGGACTCTGGAATATGCATACGATGATTATGCATTGGCAACCATTGCGAAAGATCTGGGCAAACAAAGCGATTACCGGGAACTCGCTAAGCGTGCACTTAATTATCAGCATGTTTTTGATCCAAAGGTTGGAATGGTGAGGGGGCGCTATGCCAATGGTAATTGGTACCAGCCTTTTTATCCCGATCACCGCGAACCTTATATAACCGAAGGTACTCCAAGGCAGTATACTTTTTATGCTCCACATGATATGCCCGGATTGATCAAATTAATGGGTGGAAGTAAGAAGCTCGAAAACGAACTCGATTCGCTCTTTGCCAAAAAAGAATACTGGCATGGCAATGAGCCTGGCCACCAGATTCCTTTTTTATACAATTATACGGCCTCGCCATGGAAAACACAGTTGCAGGTATCGCGCATTTTAGCCGAAGAATACGATGAAGGTGCGGGCGGTTTAAGTGGCAATGATGATGCCGGACAAATGTCGGCATGGTATGTATTTGCAGCGATGGGTTTTTATCCTGTTGATCCTGTTTCGGGCACCTACCAGCTTACAAGTCCTTTATTTAAAAATACGACCATATCCTTTAAAAACGGTAAAAAATTGAGCGTAACCGCCATTAAAAAGAGTAAAAATTCCATTTATATCGCAAAAATTAGTTTAAATGGAAAAGTTTTTAATAAAAATCAGCTTTCACACCAAACCCTTATCAATGGTGGGAAGATTATTTTCTATTTGGAAGATCATCCGATAAAAAAATAAGTGTTTTTTATTGAACAACCTTTATATTGGAATCTTTTCGGGCACGTATCTTCATTCCGAACTTGATTGGGAACCCTAATGCGTTAGCATGGCCATTTTAGGTTTCATTCATTAAGATTCCCGCCTGCGCGGGAAAGACGACCGATTTATTAGACGATTAATTTATTGGACGATCGCTTTATTGAACAACAACTATATTGGAATCTGATAGAGCACGTTACGTCATTCCCAACCTGATTGGGAATCCTAATGCCTCGGTATGCCTTATAGGTTCCTTTATTAAGATTCCCGCCTGCGCAGGAAAGACGACCGCTTTATTGAACGATTACTTTATTGGACAATCGCTTTATTGAACAACAACTATATTGGAATCTGATATAGCATGTTACGTCATTCCCAACTTGATTGGGAACCCTAATACCTAGGTATGGCCTTATAGGTCCCTTCATTAAGATTCCCGCCTACGCGGGAAAGCGACCGATTTATTGGACGATCGCTTTATTGAACAACAACTATATTGGAATCTGATATAGCACGTTACGTCATTCCCAACTTGATTGGGAATCCTAATGCCTGGGTATGGCCTTATAGGTCCCTTCATTAAGATTCCCGCCTGCGTGGGAAAGACGACCGCTTTATTAGACGACCGTTTTATTGGACAATCGCTTTATTGAACAACAACTATATTGGAATGTGATATAGCACGTTACGTCATTCCCAACTTGATTGGGAACCCTAATGCGTTAGCATGGCCATTTTAGGTTACATTCATTAAGATTCCCGCCTGCGCGGGAAAGACGACCGCTTTATTAGACGACCGATTTATTAGACGACCGTTTTATTGGACAACTGCTATATTCGAATCTGTTGTTGTAATTAATTCTTAAAAACCTCACTTTCCCCACTACTTGTCCTTAATCACAAAGTGATAATTCCCGGATTCGGCTCGATATACGAATTTATCAGCTTCGGCCCTTAAAAAACTTAAACCATCAGCTTTATTTACAGCTAAGCCACCTTCTTTTACCAGTTCGGGCCTGGTGGATGGAAGGTAAATCGTTGCCGAGGTATTTACCGGAACCGAAATATCCAGTTCTACAGCATTATCTGTTCTTTTCCAGCTGCAGGAAATGTCGCCGCTAATGGATTTAAAAGAGCCCTTTACCCATTTAAGATCTGAAACGAAAGCTGGTTTGATGATGATTTTACGAAAACCAGCGCCAGATTCGTCAGGGCTAATGCCAATTAAGTCGTTAAAAAACCATTCGTTAATCTGCCCGGACATAAAATGGTTCTGAGAGCCGAAATCGCCCACACCGGCATCCCATTTTTCGGTTAAACTGGTGGCACCCTTTTTAATCTGGTAACCATAACCAGGCTTATCAGACTGGTTGTTCATGTCGTAAACCACATCCGAATATCCACCATCCGCCAAAGCCCTCAGTAAAAAACGGTATCCCACTTCACCAGAATTAAAACTATTGTTATTTTTTCTGATACTATCCACCAATGCATTTAACAATTTAGGTTTGTTTTGCGGTTCTACAATATTGAGAAATAAAGGTAAAGCGCAGGTGGTGTTCGAGCCTGTGGCATATAATCCAGATGTAGCGTTGTAAAATTTATCGTTAAATGATTTACGGATCTGTTCGCTAGATGCACGGTACGCATCTGCATCGGCCTGTTTACCGAGCTGCCTGGCAATGTTGTACATAATCAGGTTATCGTAGTAATATATTGCCGTTCCGGTAAAAGATACCGGAGTGAGCTGAGAACCCCATGCCGGCTTCGGACCGATATCATACCAATCGCCAAGTCCCGTAACAATGATATTAGCTTTAGCTGTTGAGGATAAAAATGCAACATACTTTTTCATTCGTTCATAATATCTTTCGAGCAGGGAAATATCGCCAGAAAACAGGTATTGTTGCCATGGAACGATAATAAATGAACTTCCCCATTCGGTAGAATTACGGAAACCATTAGTCAGCTCCGGAGAACCTGCTATAAAATATTCGGGTGCAATATTGGGGATAAACCCATTTTCCAGCTGTGCATCTGCCATATCGCTCATCGTTTTGCGGAAAAGCGGCGACATATCGAAATTGTACCTCAGCGCTGGTCCGTTTAATTGATTCTCTTCCAGCCAGCCCATTTTTTCACGGTGCGGGCAATCGGTCATCAGGCTCTGCATATTGCTTCGCTGTGCCCACCTTACCAATTCGTAAATTTGGTTAAAGAGAGTATTTGAGGTAGAAAATTTACCTACAGGCGTAGATGATGAGTGTACAATGAGGTCTTCTATATTCGTTACCTTTGGTAGTTGTCCGTTTGGTTTGGCCGCAAATAACTCAACCTGTAAATACCTCGCACCCTGATAAAAGAATTTTGGTTTCCAGTGTTCGATTCCACTGCCAGCAAGGGTATATTGCCACCAGGCTGGTCGTGCACCATCCTGGGTAGCCGATTTACGATCAACCAGGCCATCGGCGCCTAAAAGTTCCGACGGGATCATCCGCACATAAGCTCCTTTTTGACCACTAACCGTAAGTTTTGGCATCATGGAAGCATTTTGTCCGAAATCGTAAATAAACAGGTTATCTTTAATTTTTATTACCTTAACAAATGGTTTGGTTTCGATAACCTTAACCGCCGGAGCAGCAGAAGATAATCCGCTCAACCTCCCCCAGGACCTGAAGATAGGGCAGCCGATTTCCAGTTTTTACCGGCTTTGAATCCACTCTTATTCCAGCCTGCAGCTTCCAGGTTGGCGTTATAATCTTCCCCGCCAAACATGTTCGAATAAGTGATTGGGCCAGGTGCCACCTGCCAGGTTTTATCGGTGCCGATTGTTTTCACCGTTCCATCAGCATATTCTAAACGCAGTTGTGCAATTGCTTTTAGTGGTCCGAAAGAGTTAAGGAATTTAACATAGCGTACCGAATCTGGCTGGATATTGTACATGCCATTTCCTAAAATAATGCCGATGGCATTGTTACCGGCCTTTAGTTTTGCCGTAACATCATAAGTACTGTACAAAATGGTCTTTTTATAATCCGTCCACCCTGGGTTTAGTAAATCTTCTCCTACTTTTTGGCCATTGATGGAAAGTTCAAATTCAGACATACCACTCACAAAGATCACAGCACGCGACAGGCCTTTATTTATCGAAAAATCTTTCCGCAAGGCCATCGACGAGTAGTTGGGCAAAGCTGATCTATCTAAGGGCTCATCAGTTAAGTTTTGTTTATCCCATCCATTGGCTTCGTTGTTATCGAGTGCTTGCACAGGACTTCCTGAAGCGATATTTTTGCCATTTGAGAACACTTCAACCTGCCTCAGGGCAAACTGATAATTCTGCTCCCAACCCCATAATTTATTGGCCGTTATCCTTACAAATCTTCCGGTTGCATTTTTAATACTGAACGATACTGGTTTCCACCCGGGGTTATTGAACGCCCTTTTGCTGTAATCGGCAACCATTGTAGCCTTTTTAAAATCTTCTTCATCAGCTATTTCGACTTTAAAGTTGGATGGGAAACCATAACCTGCACGATCCTCAAAAAACATAGGAGTGATCCTGATGGAAGAAATCGGCGATATTTTTTTTAGGTCAACCTGTACCCACTTCGTGGTTGTTTGTGAAGCAGCACTTTTGGCCCGGTATCCAAACGGACTAAGTGAAAATTTTTCGGCCCCTGCCGCAGTAATCCAATTGGCTACCCAATCTTTAGCCGTTAGTAACCCCATCGTAAAGCTTGCGGCATTGCTCCATCCGGAAACCGCTCCATTGTTATCCCATACACGTACCTTCCACCAATACTTTTTTCCTGATTTTAGCGGTTGGCCCATATAACTGATGTATGCCATCTGACTGGAGGCCACCTTTCCCGAATTCCATAGATTGCCTTTATCGTTTTTCAGCGATAATTCAGTATCAGCAACCAATATCTGATAGGCAAGCTGTTTTAATCCGCGTTTACTATTTTCAGCACTCAGTGTGTAACTGAGGCCTGGATGGGCAACATCTATGCCCAGCGGATTATAGAACAATTCGCACTTTAAATCTACTGGCTTTAGTGCAGCTGGTGTAGCAAAGCAGAAAGAACTGCTAAGCAATAAGAGGATAACGATAAAATATCTTTTGGAATGGAACATGATATTGGGATAATACAAAGAAGGAAACAACACGCTGGTTGTTTCCTTCTGAATAATTTAAAAATAAGGATTTAAGGCCACTTCTGATGCCGGTATTGGAAATAATATCCTGATATTGGTATAAGATGATGGCGATGGTGTAATGCCAGCCGGGAAATAATAATTAAGCGGATTTGCTTTAAATCTGGTACCAAAAGCTTTCATCACCTCATCAGCTTTACCTGTTCTTACCAGATCGGGCCATCTTTTATTTTCGAAAGCCAGCTCTACCCTCCTTTCATTTAGTATGGCATCTCTGACAGCGGTTTGCCCTGATGCTGTACTTGCAGTTAATCCTGTTCTTGGATTTGCCCTCACCATATTTAAATAGGTTAAGGCCTCTCCTGGTCTGTTTTGCTCGTTTACAGCCTCAGCTAAGAACAATAGCACTTCTGCATAGCGGTAAACCGGCCAGTTATCGTTAGTATTATTGGTAACCGCATGCGGATGGCTGTATTTTTTGATGTATGGATAAGTTACACCACCAGCAGTGAGGTAACCGATTGATGCATCTTTACGTTTATCGTTTGCTTCATAAGCGGCAATGATATCAGGTGTTGGAAGATTAAACCCCTGTATGGTTCTTGGCACTTCTGCTATACCAGTTACAGCCTTGATCTCTTCTGCCGAAATAGGTTGAATTAAAAATGTATAAAAGAAGTTGCTCGAAAGTCCTTCATTTCCTTCTTTATATTGTATTTCGAAAACAGATTCAATATTATTTTTGGTTGCCGGATTAAACACTTCACTGTAATCTGATACCAGGTTATATCCGGTAACTTCTTTGAGGATTGTTTCTGCCTCTGCCCATCTTTTTAAAACCATATAAACATTGCCAAGCAATGTTTTGGCAGCGCCCGAGGTTGTCCTACCTGCCTCTTGCGTAGCCTTATTCGGCAGCAACGTTGCAGCCTGTTTTGCATCGGCAATAATCTGCGCATATACATTTTCCACACTGCTTAACGGAAGTGAGGTTTCATCAAGCGTTTTGGCCGGTTTAAGGTGCAAAGGCACTTTACCAAAGTATTGAACCAGATCGAAATAGGCAAATGCCCTTAAAAAATAGGCCTGTCCTTTAATATTATTCTTTGAAGCCGCATTAAAATCAATACCATCAATCGGTTCGAGCACCTGGTTTACACGGGCAATGATGGAATAATCGGTAAAATATTTATTTGCCGAAACCGGATTGTTGGCATCATCGGTAAAATCTTTAATATATTCAGACTGGTTACTTCCCCTGTCGTTTGGATTGTATTTATAGGTAGTATTATCAGAACGCTGCTCAGCCATTGCCCATGCACCATTCTGTCCACCGTAAAGGCCTCGAAGGGGCGCATAAGCACCGTTAATGGCCTGTTGAAAATCACTTTCTGTTTTAAAGAAAATGGCGGTACTTAATGATGTTTTAGAAGGTGTTTCTAAAAAACCCTTTTTGCAGGCCTCTAATGAAGTCAGCAGCAGGATAGCCAAAAAAATATTTTTATTCATGATCGTCAGATTTAATTGTCAGATGATTATTTAAAATTTACGTTTAACCCAAAAGTGAATGTTCTTGGAACCGGGTAGGCAGAAAAATCAAGGCCCTGCGACAGTGAATTTGGTGCATTTCCATTTAAATCGGTTCCAATTTCTGGATTTACACCATCATAATTGGTAAAAACAAAGGCCTGTTGCACACTTGCATAAACCCTAACACTTTTGAGTGCTTTTATTTTCGCTACCGGAACGGTATAACCAAGGGTAATGTTCTTAATGGTTAAATAACTTCCATCCTGAACAAAGCGGGTATGGAACTGAGCGCGGTCATCACCTGTTGATGCTGTTGTTTTTCCATATTTGCCTGCGCCCGGGTTTTGTGGCGAACGCCAGCGGTCTTTCACTTCTTTAAGTACATTAAATACACCATCTAAGTTGGTTGTACCTTCATCCATCATCCTGGCGATGTCATTGCCATAAGATCCGCTTGCTACCACCGCAAAATCGAAATTCCTGTAGGTAAAACTATTGGTTAATCCGAAAACAAATTTTGGAAACGGGTTTCCGATCACTGTTCTGTCTCCTTCTTCATCACCATATTTAATTACCCCATCACCGTTAAGGTCGCGGAATTTTATTGTCCCCACCTGCGAGTTAACACTTTTCGGAGAACGGTCAAAATCGGCCTGATCGGTATATACCCCATCCTGTATAAGTCCCCAAAACTGCCCAATCCTTTGTCCAACCTGTGTGATTGATCTTGCTGTACCGTTACCCGTGTACAAACGGTCGCTCAGCGATGATAGCGCCAATACTTTATTATCACTAAAAGCAATATTAAAATTGGTATTCCACTTAAATTTTCCAATCAGGTTATTCGAATTAATGGCAAATTCATGACCCCAGAATTTTATTTCGCCAACATTCCCGGTAAAACTTGAAAATCCGGATTCGCGTGGTACAGCTAGCGAAAACAAAAGATTGGAGGTTTTCTTGGTGTAGTAATCGTAAGTAAAACTGATGCGGTTATTTAATATAGAAAGGTCAATTCCAAAGTCTAACTGTTTGGTATTTTCCCATCCTAATTCATCATTTCCTAAATTGGTTACGGCTACCCCACTAGCTGTTGTAGAGCCGAAAGGACTATTTATGCCGCTTGATACGGTAGCATATTGCCGGTAATCACCAATATTATTGTTGCCTATTACACCATAACTACCGCGTAATTTTAAAAATGAGATGATTTTCGAATCACTCAAGAACGATTCCTGGCTTAATACCCATCCTGCAGATACCGAAGGGAAATTTCCCCATTTATTGGCCGAACCAAATCGCGAAGAACCATCCCTGCGGATGCTGGCTGCCACTAAATATTTCCCTTTGTAATTGTAATTAAGACGTGCTAAAAAAGAGGTCAGGCCCCATTCTACAATATCTGAAGAAGGATTATTTTTAATTAATGCCCCGGCAATGGTTTCAATCCGATCGTCAGGGTAGTTTGATCCACTGATGGCACTGTAATCACTGCGGTATTTCTGTTTGGTAAAACCCGCTAAAACATCAAATCCGTGGTCTTTAATCTGTTTTGAATAGCTTACGGTATTTTCTGATAACCACGATTGATATTGGTAGTTAGAATCGAATAACCCAGCAGAAAGCGCACTTGGTGTAGAAGCAAATGCCCTTGAAGCTGTTGAGGGCTGAAAAGAATGAAACAATGACTGACCAAAATCAACATTTATGCTTGATTTAAGTACCAGTTTGCTAATCGGTTCATATTCGATGTATCCGTTTGACAGGATCCTGTTGTCTTTGCTTTTATTGGTAATATCCTGAATGGATCTTACCCAGTTGGGTGTAGGGAAAGCCGTAATGCCAGCCGTGGTAACCGTAACCGGATAAGTGCCATCAGGGTTTTGGTAGTTAAGAACAGGCGGAGTTAAAAGCGCGTTGTTAATTAAACCGCCACCACCAAAAAACATCCCATCGGTAGATGGAGAATTATTTACAGTATGCGTAGGCGCAAGATTGAAACCTACCTTAACCTGATCGTTTACTTTGAAAACCGAGTTGAGACGAACTGAAAAACGTTCATAATCTGAATTTAAAAGGACACCTTCCTGTTTAAAATAGCCTGCAACAACGGCACTGCTAAAATTTTCTTTATTGGTATTTATTGAAACACTATAATTTGTTAAAGGTGCGGTACGCAACATGGCATCGTACCAATCGTATCCTTCGCCATATTGTGCAGGGTTTTGAAGCGCAGCAGGTACAGGCTGACCTAAATCTTCATAATATTCTTTTTTGAACTGTGCCCATTCTGTACCGTTCATCATATCCGGACGGCCTTTTTGGGGTACTTGCTGTATACCTGTGTAAACATTTGCAGAAACATTGGTTTGCCCGGATTTAGCTCCTTTAGTAGTGACTACCACCACACCAAAAGCGGCCCGCGAACCATAAAGCGCAGTTGAGGCTGCATCTTTTAACACCGTAATATTTTCGATCTCATCGGGGTTGATGTTACTGATATCGCCAGCTATGGGAAAACCATCTACCACGTATAAAGGCGTTGAACCGGTAGAAAGAGATGCACTGCCGCGAACACGTACCTGTAAGCCCTGACCTGGTTTGCCGGATGCCTGATTGATTTGCACACCGGCAAGTTTTCCCTGGAGTTTTTGTGTAATCTGTGCCGCCGGGATATCCTGAAGTTCTTTTGCGTTTACTGTTTGTAATGAACCTGTTGAGCTTCTTTGCGTGGTACTGCCATAAGCTACCACCACTACCTCATCTAATGATTGATTATCTTCAGTTAACTTCACATTAAGGCTTGTTCTATTGTTAACGGGCACTTCGATGGTTTTGAAACCTACAAAT
Proteins encoded:
- a CDS encoding glycoside hydrolase family 28 protein, coding for MKALTCLFILFLFVSNASAQQQSFNIVDFGAKPGLKHTNSKSIQQAINAAAKAGGRVIVPSGQFVTGPIEMKSNVMLYLAEGAELLGSINRLDYGKQDAKPLISAKKQQNISILGKGTINGRGVEVVKNLLLLLHQGVLKDETWQVKRPSESNRPRLIAFSNCENITLKNITVKNSAGWVQDFVNCNKLNIDSITVESTAYWNNDGIDIVNSKNVRITNCNIDAADDGICLKSEGSPGICEYIYVANCIIRSSASGFKLGTGSYGGFKNIKVRNITVYNTYRSAIALEAVDGGFIDSVDIEGVNAKYTGNAIFIRLGHRNKTDQYSSIKNIRIAKVKANIPNFKPDAGYPLEGPLPKVAPHNLLPASITGIPGHLVENVLLEDIEITYGGGGSEKVANIPIDKLDSVFENEAGYPEFSMFGELPAWGFYVRHAKGISFKNIKLNVKTPDFRPAVVFDDVNSINIDGLQLEKGENPHQVILKKTGQVSIKNTKLHLNKEAIKEIP
- a CDS encoding alpha-L-rhamnosidase N-terminal domain-containing protein — encoded protein: MFHSKRYFIVILLLLSSSFCFATPAALKPVDLKCELFYNPLGIDVAHPGLSYTLSAENSKRGLKQLAYQILVADTELSLKNDKGNLWNSGKVASSQMAYISYMGQPLKSGKKYWWKVRVWDNNGAVSGWSNAASFTMGLLTAKDWVANWITAAGAEKFSLSPFGYRAKSAASQTTTKWVQVDLKKISPISSIRITPMFFEDRAGYGFPSNFKVEIADEEDFKKATMVADYSKRAFNNPGWKPVSFSIKNATGRFVRITANKLWGWEQNYQFALRQVEVFSNGKNIASGSPVQALDNNEANGWDKQNLTDEPLDRSALPNYSSMALRKDFSINKGLSRAVIFVSGMSEFELSINGQKVGEDLLNPGWTDYKKTILYSTYDVTAKLKAGNNAIGIILGNGMYNIQPDSVRYVKFLNSFGPLKAIAQLRLEYADGTVKTIGTDKTWQVAPGPITYSNMFGGEDYNANLEAAGWNKSGFKAGKNWKSAALSSGPGGG
- a CDS encoding GH92 family glycosyl hydrolase, with the translated sequence MHINTVSAQQQQVIPYVQPFSGTSASTTLASQHVEDKTERLANTIPAVAPPFSMTQWTPQTQLTEKKCLAPYYYNNKKFYGFRATHWISGSCTQDYGSFTIMPVSGRLETEANRYAEDYVHENEVSTPSYYKLKLPKHQLLTEITATLRSGVMRITALKSDSVYILVSPNSDQNKGFIQIDAKKGEISGYNPVHRIYQAWGEPAGFSGYFFIRIKKAFTTAGVYSEGHTSHQQSISNKKDIGAYVGFKLQKGEQLLVYSGTSFTSIAAAKANLESEIKNNGFDAVLAQTNQSWEKALSQVRISDSNEKGKKIFYTALYHAMQHPRLYNDVDGKYPQFAGKYQNKTIDKGSYYDDFSMWDIYRAQLPLIELLQPNLANSFVNSMVLKGQQGGWMPIFPCWNSYTAAMIGDHATAFIASAYNKGIRNYDINEAYRLMRQNAFQMPDSADYLNGKGRRGINSYLKYGYIPLEDSIPNAFHKKEQVSRTLEYAYDDYALATIAKDLGKQSDYRELAKRALNYQHVFDPKVGMVRGRYANGNWYQPFYPDHREPYITEGTPRQYTFYAPHDMPGLIKLMGGSKKLENELDSLFAKKEYWHGNEPGHQIPFLYNYTASPWKTQLQVSRILAEEYDEGAGGLSGNDDAGQMSAWYVFAAMGFYPVDPVSGTYQLTSPLFKNTTISFKNGKKLSVTAIKKSKNSIYIAKISLNGKVFNKNQLSHQTLINGGKIIFYLEDHPIKK
- a CDS encoding family 78 glycoside hydrolase catalytic domain: MSGLSSAAPAVKVIETKPFVKVIKIKDNLFIYDFGQNASMMPKLTVSGQKGAYVRMIPSELLGADGLVDRKSATQDGARPAWWQYTLAGSGIEHWKPKFFYQGARYLQVELFAAKPNGQLPKVTNIEDLIVHSSSTPVGKFSTSNTLFNQIYELVRWAQRSNMQSLMTDCPHREKMGWLEENQLNGPALRYNFDMSPLFRKTMSDMADAQLENGFIPNIAPEYFIAGSPELTNGFRNSTEWGSSFIIVPWQQYLFSGDISLLERYYERMKKYVAFLSSTAKANIIVTGLGDWYDIGPKPAWGSQLTPVSFTGTAIYYYDNLIMYNIARQLGKQADADAYRASSEQIRKSFNDKFYNATSGLYATGSNTTCALPLFLNIVEPQNKPKLLNALVDSIRKNNNSFNSGEVGYRFLLRALADGGYSDVVYDMNNQSDKPGYGYQIKKGATSLTEKWDAGVGDFGSQNHFMSGQINEWFFNDLIGISPDESGAGFRKIIIKPAFVSDLKWVKGSFKSISGDISCSWKRTDNAVELDISVPVNTSATIYLPSTRPELVKEGGLAVNKADGLSFLRAEADKFVYRAESGNYHFVIKDK
- a CDS encoding RagB/SusD family nutrient uptake outer membrane protein yields the protein MNKNIFLAILLLTSLEACKKGFLETPSKTSLSTAIFFKTESDFQQAINGAYAPLRGLYGGQNGAWAMAEQRSDNTTYKYNPNDRGSNQSEYIKDFTDDANNPVSANKYFTDYSIIARVNQVLEPIDGIDFNAASKNNIKGQAYFLRAFAYFDLVQYFGKVPLHLKPAKTLDETSLPLSSVENVYAQIIADAKQAATLLPNKATQEAGRTTSGAAKTLLGNVYMVLKRWAEAETILKEVTGYNLVSDYSEVFNPATKNNIESVFEIQYKEGNEGLSSNFFYTFLIQPISAEEIKAVTGIAEVPRTIQGFNLPTPDIIAAYEANDKRKDASIGYLTAGGVTYPYIKKYSHPHAVTNNTNDNWPVYRYAEVLLFLAEAVNEQNRPGEALTYLNMVRANPRTGLTASTASGQTAVRDAILNERRVELAFENKRWPDLVRTGKADEVMKAFGTRFKANPLNYYFPAGITPSPSSYTNIRILFPIPASEVALNPYF